One stretch of Jiangella gansuensis DSM 44835 DNA includes these proteins:
- the dcd gene encoding dCTP deaminase produces MLLSDRDIRASVESKRVQLDPYDPEMVQPSSIDVRLDRYFRVFENHRYPHIDPAEEQPDLTRMVEPHGGEPFVLHPGEFVLASTFETVTLGDDVAARLEGKSSLGRLGLLTHSTAGFIDPGFTGHVTLELSNVATLPIKLWPGMKIGQLCFFALTSPAEEPYGAQRHGSRYQGQRGPTPSRSYLNFHRTHVEGAQP; encoded by the coding sequence ATGCTGCTCTCCGACCGCGACATCCGGGCTTCCGTCGAGTCCAAGCGGGTCCAACTGGATCCGTACGACCCCGAGATGGTGCAACCGTCGAGCATCGACGTCCGGCTCGACCGGTACTTCCGGGTGTTCGAGAACCATCGCTACCCGCACATCGACCCGGCCGAGGAGCAGCCCGACCTCACCCGCATGGTGGAGCCGCACGGTGGCGAGCCGTTCGTGCTGCACCCGGGGGAGTTCGTGCTGGCGTCCACCTTCGAGACGGTGACGCTGGGCGACGACGTCGCGGCCCGGCTGGAGGGCAAGTCGAGTCTCGGCCGGCTGGGGCTGCTCACCCACTCCACTGCCGGGTTCATCGATCCCGGCTTCACCGGGCACGTCACCCTGGAGCTGTCCAACGTGGCGACACTGCCGATCAAGCTGTGGCCGGGGATGAAGATCGGCCAGCTCTGCTTCTTCGCGCTCACCTCGCCCGCGGAGGAACCATACGGCGCGCAGCGGCACGGGTCTCGCTACCAAGGTCAGCGCGGTCCCACGCCGAGCCGGTCCTACCTGAATTTCCACCGCACCCACGTGGAGGGCGCGCAACCGTAG
- a CDS encoding glycine betaine ABC transporter substrate-binding protein: MRKPTISVLAGLAASALVLAGCGGDDDGDDTTSNGGGNDGGTDVQTIGDVDTGSCDPADANAEIPDPEGTGDDETTLSIGVFSGWDENYVVAELAKVALEEQGYTVEFQELPEAGAVYQGVADGDIDIVIDAWLPNTHAQYVEQFGDDLEDVGCWFDEGYLTIAVNSDSPAQSLDELAENAAEYGNRIVGIEPGAGLTTTTQNEVIPTYGLEDMDYPTSSSPAMLAELDNAMAAGENIAVTLWHPHWAYAAYDIRDLQDPEGALGEAERLYNLGRPGFHEDFPNAAQLIQNLYLSNEQLLEIEDIMVVQNGREDNAGSIAQWLDANPDFIADWRAGSLI, translated from the coding sequence ATGCGTAAGCCCACGATCAGCGTGCTGGCCGGCCTCGCCGCCAGCGCCCTCGTCCTCGCCGGCTGTGGCGGTGACGACGACGGCGACGACACGACCAGCAACGGCGGCGGCAACGACGGCGGCACGGACGTGCAGACCATCGGTGACGTCGACACCGGATCGTGCGACCCCGCCGACGCCAACGCCGAGATCCCGGACCCGGAGGGCACCGGCGACGACGAGACGACCCTGAGCATCGGTGTGTTCTCCGGCTGGGACGAGAACTACGTCGTGGCCGAGCTGGCCAAGGTCGCGCTGGAGGAGCAGGGCTACACCGTCGAGTTCCAGGAACTGCCCGAGGCGGGCGCGGTGTACCAGGGTGTCGCCGACGGCGACATCGACATCGTCATCGACGCCTGGCTGCCGAACACGCACGCGCAGTACGTCGAGCAGTTCGGCGACGACCTCGAGGACGTCGGCTGCTGGTTCGACGAGGGCTACCTGACCATCGCGGTCAACTCCGACTCGCCGGCGCAGTCGCTGGACGAGCTGGCCGAGAACGCCGCCGAGTACGGCAACCGCATCGTGGGCATCGAGCCCGGTGCCGGGCTGACCACCACCACCCAGAACGAGGTCATCCCGACCTACGGCCTGGAGGACATGGACTACCCGACGTCCTCGTCGCCGGCGATGCTGGCCGAGCTGGACAACGCCATGGCGGCCGGTGAGAACATCGCCGTCACGCTGTGGCACCCGCACTGGGCCTACGCCGCCTACGACATCCGCGACCTGCAGGACCCGGAGGGTGCCCTGGGCGAGGCGGAGCGGCTCTACAACCTGGGCCGTCCTGGCTTCCACGAGGACTTCCCGAACGCCGCGCAGCTGATCCAGAACCTCTACCTCTCCAACGAGCAGCTGCTGGAGATCGAGGACATCATGGTCGTCCAGAACGGGCGCGAGGACAACGCCGGTTCGATCGCCCAGTGGCTCGACGCCAACCCGGACTTCATCGCCGACTGGCGGGCCGGCTCGCTGATCTGA
- a CDS encoding ABC transporter permease, giving the protein MSDEAFDPLEPRLEVGTWVSDAFDWFTDTFQSVLDVVDTVLTGMYDGLYDALSAPPFLVMIALFAALGWLVRSWKFAVFSVLGFYLVAAMDRWDGAMQTLSLVVVAALLASLIAVPLGVWAAKSRAVSNTLRPVLDFMQTMPAMVYLIPSLAAFGIGVVPGMISTIVFAMPPGVRFTELAIRQVDAEVVEAGQAFGSSPTRILRQIQLPLALPTIMAGINQVIMLALSMVVLAAMVGAAGLGLDVVAGLSSLNVARGVEAGVAVVVLAIYLDRMVAALTDRAPVIRASKVRD; this is encoded by the coding sequence ATGAGCGACGAAGCCTTCGACCCGCTGGAGCCGCGGCTGGAGGTCGGCACGTGGGTGTCCGACGCGTTCGACTGGTTCACCGACACGTTCCAGTCGGTACTGGACGTCGTCGACACGGTCCTCACCGGCATGTACGACGGCCTGTACGACGCCCTGAGCGCACCGCCGTTCCTCGTCATGATCGCGCTGTTCGCGGCGCTGGGCTGGCTGGTCCGGTCCTGGAAGTTCGCCGTGTTCAGCGTCCTGGGCTTCTACCTGGTCGCGGCCATGGACCGGTGGGACGGGGCGATGCAGACCCTCTCACTGGTCGTGGTGGCGGCGCTGCTCGCATCACTGATCGCGGTGCCGCTGGGCGTCTGGGCGGCGAAGTCGCGGGCCGTGAGCAACACCCTGCGGCCGGTCCTCGACTTCATGCAGACCATGCCGGCCATGGTCTACCTGATCCCCAGCCTGGCCGCCTTCGGCATCGGCGTGGTCCCCGGCATGATCTCCACCATCGTGTTCGCGATGCCTCCGGGCGTGCGTTTCACCGAGCTGGCGATCCGGCAGGTCGATGCCGAGGTCGTCGAGGCCGGCCAGGCATTCGGATCCTCGCCGACGCGGATCCTGCGGCAGATCCAGTTGCCGCTGGCCCTGCCGACCATCATGGCCGGCATCAACCAGGTCATCATGCTGGCGCTGTCCATGGTCGTGCTCGCGGCCATGGTGGGCGCGGCCGGCCTCGGCCTGGACGTCGTCGCCGGTCTGAGCTCCCTGAACGTGGCGCGCGGTGTCGAAGCCGGCGTGGCGGTCGTGGTGCTCGCGATCTATCTGGACCGGATGGTGGCCGCCCTGACCGACCGGGCGCCCGTCATCCGAGCATCGAAGGTTCGTGACTGA
- a CDS encoding quaternary amine ABC transporter ATP-binding protein → MTAVRAEGLFKLFGKKTDEAVRRLKDGASRADVVASGATPAVIDASFDVQPGEIFVVMGLSGSGKSTLIRMLNGLLEPTAGRVFIDGVDISAIDEAELRRVRQQKIGMVFQHFALLPHRTVAENAAYALDIQGVPKKERLAKATEALELVGLTGWGDKYPAQLSGGMKQRVGIARALAAGSDIMLMDEAFSALDPLIRREMQDQLIELQSRLGKTVVFITHDLNEAMRLGDRIAVMRDGRIVQIGTAEEVLKDPANDYVAQFVADVDRTRVLTASSVMEPPLMEVSAAAGPRVALHGMREKQMSATFVVSRDRVLRGVVRDQDVVAAVNRGDSTLDAIVSEDYQSVHADTFLAELFAPSAESPLPLAVVDDAGKLVGVIPRVTLLAAMASIVESLPEDASAAEAGADPDTDAMPVEGGVR, encoded by the coding sequence GTGACCGCGGTACGCGCGGAAGGACTGTTCAAGCTCTTCGGCAAGAAGACCGATGAGGCCGTTCGGCGGCTCAAGGACGGCGCCAGCCGTGCCGACGTCGTCGCCAGCGGCGCCACCCCAGCGGTGATCGACGCCAGCTTCGACGTGCAACCCGGCGAGATCTTCGTGGTGATGGGCCTGTCCGGGTCCGGAAAGTCCACCCTGATCAGAATGCTCAACGGGCTCCTCGAGCCCACCGCCGGCCGGGTGTTCATCGACGGTGTCGACATCTCCGCCATCGACGAGGCCGAGCTGCGCCGCGTCCGGCAACAGAAGATCGGCATGGTGTTCCAGCACTTCGCGCTGCTGCCACACCGCACCGTCGCCGAGAACGCCGCCTACGCGCTCGACATCCAAGGGGTGCCGAAGAAGGAGCGGCTGGCGAAGGCCACCGAGGCGCTGGAGCTCGTCGGACTGACCGGGTGGGGGGACAAGTACCCCGCGCAGCTGTCCGGCGGCATGAAGCAGCGGGTGGGCATCGCCCGCGCCCTCGCGGCCGGCAGCGACATCATGCTCATGGACGAGGCGTTCTCCGCGCTTGACCCGCTGATCCGCCGCGAGATGCAGGACCAGCTGATCGAACTGCAGTCCCGTCTCGGCAAGACGGTCGTCTTCATCACCCACGACCTCAACGAGGCGATGCGTCTCGGCGATCGCATCGCGGTCATGCGCGACGGCCGGATCGTGCAGATCGGCACCGCCGAGGAGGTGTTGAAGGATCCGGCCAACGACTACGTCGCGCAGTTCGTCGCCGACGTCGACCGCACCCGGGTCCTGACCGCCTCCAGCGTGATGGAACCGCCGCTGATGGAGGTCAGTGCCGCCGCCGGCCCCCGGGTCGCGCTGCACGGCATGCGGGAGAAGCAGATGAGCGCGACGTTCGTCGTGTCCCGCGACCGCGTCCTGCGCGGCGTGGTGCGCGACCAGGATGTCGTGGCGGCGGTCAACCGCGGCGACTCGACGCTGGACGCCATCGTCAGCGAGGACTACCAGTCCGTGCACGCCGACACGTTCCTGGCCGAACTGTTCGCGCCGTCGGCCGAGTCGCCGCTGCCACTGGCCGTGGTCGACGACGCCGGCAAGCTCGTCGGCGTCATCCCGCGCGTCACCCTGCTGGCCGCGATGGCCAGCATCGTGGAGTCCCTGCCGGAGGACGCTTCCGCTGCCGAAGCCGGGGCCGACCCCGATACCGATGCCATGCCGGTCGAGGGGGGTGTCCGATGA
- a CDS encoding trimeric intracellular cation channel family protein, which produces MQIFAAQTQLVLDLVGVFFFAVSGALLAARKGFDVVGSVLLAGMTGLGGGVIRDLIIGVPPAAFDRPIHILPVALAAAVVYLYFPHVSRFRRTLLLFDAAGLGLFCVTGTVRALDAGVPTVSAALLGVTTAVGGGLLRDVVAREVPSLFRHDDIYAVPAMVGAAATALLWRLDALSLWTGVAASVATFTLRALAVRYGWRAPLAYRRLSP; this is translated from the coding sequence GTGCAGATCTTCGCAGCGCAGACCCAGCTCGTGCTCGACCTGGTGGGTGTTTTCTTCTTCGCCGTCTCGGGCGCCCTGCTGGCGGCACGCAAGGGATTCGACGTGGTCGGCAGCGTCCTGCTGGCCGGCATGACCGGTCTGGGCGGCGGCGTGATCCGCGACCTCATCATCGGAGTGCCGCCAGCAGCGTTCGACCGGCCGATCCACATCCTGCCGGTGGCGCTTGCCGCCGCCGTCGTCTACCTGTACTTCCCGCACGTCTCGCGGTTCCGGCGTACGTTGCTGCTGTTCGACGCCGCCGGCCTGGGACTGTTCTGCGTGACGGGGACGGTGCGGGCGCTCGACGCGGGGGTACCGACGGTGTCGGCCGCGCTGTTGGGTGTGACGACGGCCGTCGGCGGTGGGCTGCTGCGCGACGTCGTGGCCCGCGAGGTGCCGTCGCTGTTCCGGCACGACGACATCTACGCGGTGCCGGCCATGGTGGGTGCGGCGGCGACGGCGTTGCTGTGGCGGCTGGACGCGCTGTCGCTGTGGACCGGGGTGGCGGCGAGTGTCGCCACGTTCACGCTGCGTGCGCTGGCGGTGCGGTACGGCTGGCGGGCCCCGCTGGCGTATCGGCGGCTGAGCCCGTAG
- a CDS encoding ABC transporter permease: protein MRRRRLRLTRRGRRITLRDLLGEALAGVAARPSRLALTTLGTVLGIAALVATMGLGQTAAGQITDRFDRIAAVRVVIEAGQTDGPDGEVDLTQLPWDAPQRIGRLAGVESAGTFAAVDVAGAPVRGVPYGAIDQVVPVAAASAGLFDALGARLAAGRFFDEGHDARGDAVVVLGRYAAERLGISRVDAQPSIFIGDRAFTVIGIVDAVDYRSGVQDSVIMPMGAARAFYGLEAPDAVEIRTELGAAQLIGRQAPLAVDPNNPDLLDVNAPPEPGSLRDTVSADVNGLFLALGGLSLLVGGLGIANVTLLSVLERVSEIGLRRAVGAGRLHVAGQFLVESGIVGFLGGLVGSAVGVLTTLGVSLVRDWTPLLDIRLALVAPLLGGLIGLVAGTYPAWRASAVEPITALRTG, encoded by the coding sequence GTGAGGCGCCGGCGGCTGCGGCTGACTCGCCGGGGCCGTCGGATCACGCTGCGTGACCTGCTCGGTGAGGCGCTGGCCGGGGTGGCGGCGCGTCCGTCCCGGCTGGCGCTCACCACTCTCGGCACGGTGCTGGGTATCGCGGCGCTGGTCGCGACGATGGGTCTGGGGCAGACGGCGGCCGGTCAGATCACCGACCGGTTCGACCGGATCGCCGCTGTCCGGGTCGTGATCGAGGCGGGCCAGACGGATGGGCCTGACGGCGAGGTCGACCTGACTCAGCTGCCCTGGGACGCACCGCAGCGGATCGGCCGGCTTGCCGGGGTGGAGTCGGCTGGGACGTTCGCCGCGGTGGACGTCGCCGGCGCGCCGGTGCGCGGGGTTCCGTATGGCGCGATCGACCAGGTCGTGCCGGTCGCGGCCGCGTCGGCGGGGCTGTTCGACGCGCTGGGGGCGAGGCTCGCGGCCGGCCGGTTCTTCGACGAGGGACATGACGCGCGCGGCGACGCCGTGGTGGTTCTCGGCCGGTACGCCGCGGAGCGGCTGGGGATCAGCCGTGTCGACGCGCAGCCGTCGATCTTCATCGGCGACCGGGCTTTCACGGTCATCGGCATCGTCGACGCGGTCGACTATCGGTCGGGAGTGCAGGACTCGGTGATCATGCCGATGGGTGCCGCGCGTGCTTTCTATGGGCTGGAGGCGCCGGACGCGGTCGAGATCCGTACGGAGCTCGGCGCGGCGCAGCTGATCGGCCGGCAGGCGCCGCTCGCCGTCGACCCGAACAACCCGGACCTGTTGGACGTGAACGCGCCGCCGGAGCCGGGATCGTTGCGCGACACGGTCTCGGCCGACGTCAACGGGCTGTTCTTGGCTCTGGGCGGGTTGTCGCTGCTGGTCGGTGGGTTGGGGATCGCGAACGTGACGTTGCTGTCGGTGCTGGAGCGGGTGTCCGAGATCGGGCTGCGACGCGCGGTCGGCGCCGGGCGGCTGCACGTGGCCGGGCAGTTCCTGGTCGAGAGCGGGATCGTCGGGTTCCTCGGTGGGCTGGTCGGCTCGGCCGTGGGCGTGCTCACGACCCTCGGGGTCTCGCTGGTGCGGGACTGGACGCCGTTGCTGGACATCCGGCTGGCGTTGGTCGCGCCGCTGCTCGGCGGGCTGATCGGCCTGGTGGCGGGCACGTACCCGGCCTGGCGAGCGTCCGCCGTCGAACCCATCACGGCCCTGCGCACCGGCTAG
- a CDS encoding ATP-binding cassette domain-containing protein, with protein MTGVGRVFPGPPPVEAVRGVDLTIRSGEYVSIVGPSGSGKSTLLHLLGLLDRPTHGVYRLDGVDVSTLPERRRTRLRGERIGFVFQAFHLLPHRSVLENVELSMTYLRVPRRERTARARATLERVGLAHRVDFDPLLLSGGERQRVAIARALVAQPSLLLADEPTGNLDSGNALSVLALFDELHADGLTLAVITHDDGVSARAERQVRIVDGTVSRRASVVVAARDERAPAERVRRRA; from the coding sequence ATGACGGGGGTGGGCCGGGTGTTCCCCGGCCCACCTCCGGTGGAGGCGGTGCGCGGTGTCGACCTGACCATCCGGTCCGGTGAGTACGTGTCGATCGTCGGCCCGTCCGGCTCGGGCAAGTCGACCCTGCTGCATCTGCTGGGCTTGCTGGACCGGCCGACGCACGGGGTCTACCGGCTGGACGGCGTCGACGTCAGCACGCTGCCGGAGCGGCGGCGCACCCGGCTGCGGGGCGAGCGGATCGGGTTCGTCTTCCAGGCGTTCCACCTGCTCCCGCACCGCAGCGTCCTGGAGAACGTGGAGTTGTCGATGACCTACCTGCGTGTGCCGCGCCGGGAGCGCACCGCCCGGGCCCGGGCGACGCTGGAGCGGGTCGGTCTGGCGCATCGGGTCGACTTCGACCCGCTGCTGCTGTCGGGCGGCGAGCGGCAGCGGGTCGCGATCGCCCGGGCGCTGGTGGCGCAGCCGAGCCTGCTGCTGGCCGACGAGCCCACCGGCAACCTCGACAGCGGCAACGCCCTCTCGGTGCTGGCGCTGTTCGACGAACTGCACGCCGACGGTCTCACGCTGGCCGTCATCACCCACGACGACGGCGTCAGCGCGCGGGCCGAGCGCCAGGTCCGCATCGTCGACGGAACGGTGAGCCGACGAGCGAGCGTAGTGGTTGCCGCGAGGGACGAGCGTGCGCCCGCGGAGCGAGTGAGGAGGCGAGCGTGA
- a CDS encoding response regulator transcription factor codes for MGARILVAEDDTKQAELVRRYLEREGHFVAVTHDGRAALDEARRRRPDLLVLDVMMPKVDGLDVCRILRSESDTPIIMLTARSTEDDLLLGLDLGADDYLTKPYSPRELVARVRTILRRAGRQRGGSGPYRVGALVVDAERHEVHLDGRRVDVTPAEFKILECLIAEPGRAFPRQKLLEQAFGFDHYALDRTVDVHVMNLRRKIETDPADPGYLLTVYGVGYKLADRPGVRDAS; via the coding sequence ATGGGCGCCCGGATTCTCGTCGCCGAGGACGACACCAAGCAGGCCGAACTCGTCCGCCGTTACCTGGAACGCGAGGGTCACTTTGTCGCCGTCACCCACGACGGCCGGGCCGCCCTCGACGAGGCCCGCCGGCGCCGGCCGGACCTGCTGGTGCTCGACGTGATGATGCCCAAGGTCGACGGCCTCGACGTGTGCCGCATCCTGCGGTCGGAGTCCGACACCCCGATCATCATGCTGACGGCCCGGTCCACCGAGGACGACCTGCTGCTGGGCCTCGACCTGGGCGCCGACGACTACCTGACCAAGCCGTACAGCCCGCGCGAGCTGGTGGCACGGGTGCGCACCATCCTGCGCCGGGCCGGCCGGCAGCGGGGCGGGTCCGGGCCGTACCGCGTCGGTGCCCTGGTGGTCGACGCCGAGCGGCACGAGGTCCACCTGGACGGGCGCCGGGTGGACGTGACGCCCGCGGAGTTCAAGATCCTCGAGTGCCTGATCGCCGAGCCGGGCCGGGCCTTCCCGCGGCAGAAGTTGCTGGAGCAGGCGTTCGGCTTCGACCACTACGCATTGGACCGGACGGTGGACGTGCACGTGATGAACCTGCGCCGGAAGATCGAGACCGACCCGGCCGACCCCGGCTACCTGCTCACCGTCTACGGCGTCGGGTACAAGCTGGCCGACCGCCCGGGAGTGCGCGATGCGTCGTAA